GCGGTCCTGACGGGATTTGAACCCGCGACCTCCGCCTTGACAGGGCGGCGAGCACTCCAGCTGCTCCACAGGACCTCGACTTGCGGTACCCCCAACGGGATTCGAACCCGTGTTACCGGCGTGAAAGGCCAGCGTCCTAGGCCACTAGACGATGAGGGCGAGAATCCCTCGGCGTCCGCCGTCGGGGACCGTACAAGTGTAGGGGACGATTCGACCGGCGTGTTGGCGGCAGCGGAGGAGCGCCTGATGACAGTGGACGAGGTCCGCTACGAGCGTCGCGGGGCGGCGGCGTTGGTGACGATCGACCGGCAGCATCGACGTAACGCGATCGACGGCGCGACCTCGGACGCGCTGGTGGCCGCGCTCGACTCGTTCGAGGCAGACGATGCCGCCCGCGTCATGGTGCTGACCGGCGCCGGCGAAGCCTTCTGCGCCGGCGCAGACCTGACCGCGATCGAGACGCTCGAACCGCGGCTGCGCCGCGGCGAGGGCCCGCTCGGCTTCACCCGCCGGGTCGCCGCGAAGCCGACCATCGCCGCGATCGACGGGTGGGCGGTGGCCGGCGGGCTGGAGCTCGCCGCCTGGTGTGACATCCGTGTCGCCTCCGGTCGGGCCCGGTTCGGCTGCCTCGAGCGCCGCTTCGGCGTACCGCTGATCGACGGCGGCACGTGGCGGCTGCCCCGCATCGTCGGGTTCGGCCGCGCGATGGAGCTGGTCCTCACCGGTCGTCTGGTCGACGCCGACGAAGCTCTCGCCATCGGTCTCGTGACGGCGGTCGTCGACGATCCGGTCGCGCACTCGCTGGCGATGGCCGAGCAGCTGGCGACGTACCCGCAGGAGACGATGCTGTCCGATCGGCGCTCCATGTACGACGGCTACGGCCACCCGCTCGAGGAGGCGCTGGACATCGAGGCCCGTCACGGCAGCCAGGTGCTGCTGGTCGGCCGTGAAGGAGCGAAGCGGTTCGCCGGCGGTGAGGGCCGCGGCGCGACCGGCGTCTGACGGTCTGCTCCGCGTCCGGCCGCAGGAACCGCCGCCGCGACGTGGAACGTCACCCGGGGGACATGACAGGGGAGGGACTGTGTCGTATCTGAAGTCGCAGCCGTATCTGCCGGCGGAGGGGACGGAGTTCTGCGACTACATGGAACGCGTCATCAACGGGGTCACCGACCTGCAGCGTGAGGGACGCGTGCCAGGCGACGAGGGCGTCGACGGGCTCGTGGCGCTGTGGCGAGTCGTGACCCGGCAGGTCCGTGCCGACATCAACGCCGCCGGACCGGCGTCGACCCGGCAGATCACCACGACGATCCCGATGACGGCTGCGGAGTTCCAGCAGAGCTCGTCGATGTTCGAGACCTTCTACCAGCTGCTGCGGATCCTGGAGATGCGCGGCGCGATCGACCTGCGGCGCAGTGAGGGAGTGACCCGCGTCGTCATGGCCGTCTACAACGGCACGATCATCTGAGGCCTTGCCCGGCTGCTTACGCTCGGAGCATGTGCCGCAGCATCAAGACCCTGCACAACTTCGAGCCACCGGCGACCGCTGAGGAGGCACGCGCCGCCGCGTTGCAGTACGTCCGCAAGCTCAGCGGGACCGCGAAGCCGTTGAAGGAGAACCAGGCGGCCTTCGACCACGCGGTCGAGCACATCACCGCGGTTACGATCGAGCTGCTCTCCTCGCTGACCACGTCGGCGCCGCCGAAGAACCGTGAGGTCGAGGCCGCGAAGGCGCGCGCTCGTGCCGCTCAGCGTTACGCGTCCTGACGCCGGGCGGCGTACCACCGCTTCCTGTGTCTGACCGGGACGCTGCTCAGCTCTCGTCGACGCAGTACTTCCCGTGCAGCGGCTGGTGCGCCGAGGAGTCGCCGACGTTGATCGAGTAGCAGCCCGGCACGACTCGCCATCCGTTCGCTTTGGTGTTCCAGTAGGAGAACGAACGCCGGTCGAGCTGGAGTGTGACGACCTGGTGCTGGCCGGGTTCGAGGGTGACCTTCTGGTAGCCCTTCAGCTGCAGCGGCGGCTCGTGGGCCGCCTTCGGGTCGCCGACGTAGAGCTCCGCGACCTCCGCACCCGACCGGGTGCCGACGTTCGTCACCGTGAACTGTGCCGTCGCGCCGCTTGCGGTCGGGTGAACGCTGAGCTGGGAGAACCGGAACTTGGTGTAGGACAGCCCGAAGCCGAACGGGAACAGCGGCGTGATGTGCTTCGCGTCGTACCAGCGGTAGCCGACGAGCAGGCCCTCGCTGTAGTGCGACTGCGGCACGCCGTGCTTGTCGGGCACACCCGGCC
This DNA window, taken from Mycobacteriales bacterium, encodes the following:
- a CDS encoding crotonase/enoyl-CoA hydratase family protein, which gives rise to MTVDEVRYERRGAAALVTIDRQHRRNAIDGATSDALVAALDSFEADDAARVMVLTGAGEAFCAGADLTAIETLEPRLRRGEGPLGFTRRVAAKPTIAAIDGWAVAGGLELAAWCDIRVASGRARFGCLERRFGVPLIDGGTWRLPRIVGFGRAMELVLTGRLVDADEALAIGLVTAVVDDPVAHSLAMAEQLATYPQETMLSDRRSMYDGYGHPLEEALDIEARHGSQVLLVGREGAKRFAGGEGRGATGV
- a CDS encoding DUF2277 domain-containing protein, with product MCRSIKTLHNFEPPATAEEARAAALQYVRKLSGTAKPLKENQAAFDHAVEHITAVTIELLSSLTTSAPPKNREVEAAKARARAAQRYAS